The following coding sequences lie in one Palaemon carinicauda isolate YSFRI2023 chromosome 7, ASM3689809v2, whole genome shotgun sequence genomic window:
- the LOC137644282 gene encoding protein NYNRIN-like produces the protein MINYYQCLLPAITATLAPLYASLRSKPKDLKWGHLHEATFYYAKKALSIAAALSFPVPQGPLLFFLDASDVTNGTVLEHVVNSSPRPLAFLSRTLFKV, from the coding sequence atgatcaactattatcagtgTTTACTGCCAGctattaccgccactcttgctcctctctacgcctccctcaggagcaagccaaaagacctgaagtggggtcaccttcaCGAAGCAACCTTCTAttatgcaaagaaggccctatcaatagCTGCTGCTCTCAGTTTTCCCGTTCCACAGGGCCCTCTCCTTTTCTTCcttgatgccagtgacgtcactaatGGTACAGTACTTGAACATGTGGTCAACAGCtcgccacgcccattggccttcttaagcAGAACACTGTTTAAGGTATAA